AATTCTAACATCGAAACTCTTACTAAATCTTTTCCTTTATCACACTTTTGGAAGTCTTGTGATGAATGACCTAACTAATGGAGACCTATTTAACTGTAATATTCCACTGTTAAATATTTATCAATGGTTAATGAGAGCAGTTATCTTGGCTTTTAAGAAGATAGAGAGATGGAGGAATAAACTTTATCCTTGTTCTGTAACACTTGCCATCTGCTCTTATTTCCTGCTCTTGTCTGTCATACATGTTTAACAACAACAGCGGGTTTTTCCCTCCATATGAAATTTGCTGCAATGCATAATTCTGATTCAACCGACCCATCTTTCTAAAtggatgtttgtgtttttatttaggaTCTAGGAAGTCTGGAGCCAGCAGAAGCTCttgaaaaaattgttttttctcttttagtGTGTAGACTATTCTGTACCTCCAGTTAATGCATGTAGTTAGACTTGGCGATTATTGGTTAGCACAAGAAACGATACATTTAGCAATGGTTCTCACACATGCAGTCTGACTTGCAGCATTTTGTAGTCTTTGTTTTACCTATCTTCCTTCATATTTTTTGTCCTCTTtgttatgaataaaaatagaaaaaaacagaataaaaaattcTGCACATAGATGTGCattatacacaatataaaaatattgttatacAAAATTATAGATAAAGacaatacataattttttttttacgatgtTTAAGTGGAGGCATAGCACTAAATTTAactgaatatgaataaatatttgaaaaaaaaaaaaaaagataaatgtgaataaaacgattgaatagtaaaaatattttaagagtaATGTAGCAAAATACCTCATGGCATTTCCTTAGCTCAAACCGTGGAGTATGGTAttagcaatgccaaggtcatcaTTTTAATTCCCAGAGAAAgcaagaactgataaaatgtgtaccttgaatgtAATGTTAATCACtttatgcataaatgcataaaagtaaatgcaaaaaatatccaCAGTAGAATGTAGTCTGTAACCTTATTTCTACTATGCCTCAAGCTTTTATGAATGGCTTTTATTCATCAGTTAAGTGACTTGTACCATTAATATTCAGACACAACTGTATGATTCAAAGCTCTAGAGGTTCCTACTGAATTAATTGTGTTACCTGGAGATAAGTCCTCAGCCAGAGGGCATGTGACACTTTGTCTTTATATAAAGCCATTTGCTTCCAGCAGTCATAAAGAAGAGCGTCCCATGGAGCTGTTCTCCTGTTGGCCAGGCACACTGGCAGAGCAGAAACCCTATAGGTCAGAATAATGGTTTcatagagaaaaagaaaaaaacagaagtcAACACCTAAGTCAAAAAGAATATGTGCCCTGTTTCCGAGTGCTGAGGGAAGAGAGCAGGCTAAGGACTCTTGTAGAATGTCATCTGCTTATGAGTGTCGTGATGCTGGCGGCCCTCAGGCACCCCTTGGGCTGAACTGATTCTGCCCTTCTGCGTTAGACTCTTTGGAGCCGCTCTTCAAAGCTCTCGCTCCACACTGTGGTCACAGACTGCACGACTTTTGCTCAAATCATCTCGAAAAGCCTCTTTGACTAGACTTGTAAAGAAACATCCTCAGATAAGGCACCAGCATTGTGCTGCATTTGATTGCTGTCGTGTTCAGCTAAATTCTAACTGGAAAGATTCATTTACATgctataatgtaatttaaaactgCTAAGTCAGCTTATGTTTTATCTTTCAAATTCTTCATGCTCAGccattctccttttttttttctgagattaatcatttaaattgGCTCTCTGGTGCAGAAACAGCTTCATGTCCAAAGCTTGTTCTGCACTTTTTAAGTAAAAAAGGCATTGAGTTTGAATTATAAGCCATTATTTAATGGAAGCTTAATGCAATGTGTCAAACTTAATGATTTTTCCCTGTTCCCTTTGAATACAGgcattataaaattacatttcatgtgtttttaGCTTATTCAAATGAAGGTAACGCTAGCAAAGGCTAATACTGCTGAGTTAAAGGAGATAATAGCAGTGGCAGAGAGATTTGTTTGGGTTGTTGCTTGGCCTACTTAGCTAAGAACTCCTATTTCTCATGGTGTCCGGTTTCTCTACAGTATCTACAGGTGCATGATGGATCGACCAAATGTAATCACATGATATTGAGGACGCCACTTAGTTTATGGTAAACAGACCATGTCCCATACTGACATTTTATACTTGACGCCTCTTCCTTTGTGGGTACACTAGCACTCTCACACATTTCCAGTTACACCTGAAAGCCTATATCGGGGGAGCATGATTAAGGGATGGCATGGGATGGAGTTATTTTGGGATCGCTGGGAAAAGGTCTCATGTAGACGGTAAGGGAGATTTGATGATGGGTACATTGAGTGTTAATGAGGCAGgggagtgtttttgtgtgtacgtctatgtgtgtgtgtttatgtgtgtcgTCTAATGGAAAAATCAGAAGATGGCTTGCCTACATTACTCTCTCTGTGGAGATACTGTGTGGCCCCTTCTTGTCTGTCTTGGCCCCTGGGATGAGGAGAGGCTGGAGTTTTGCACCGGAGTTTCAGAGGTTAGGGGAGTGCATGGTACAGTTCAGATAGCAACACGACTCCTTTCTAAAATTCCCACGTTTATTTTGTGACTCTTTATGTGAGTATTTGTGTACTGGGTGGATTACCTTTTTATGTTGTCCTTTTTTATGCATGAGTGTATACCTAGAGTTTATCCAGAGTCTAGATGTTGTAAAAATGTCTCGTCTTAATATCATTGATGGATtagtttaccaaaaaaattatttttgtcatcAATGAGTGTGCTACATGTATATCTTAACCCTTTTCTTAATAATGTGACAGCTTGTAAGGTTGTACACCAATTTCGCTGTGAATGTGGACTTCTAAACTAATGTGTTTTGGTCTCTTGCATTGTctagtttttaaaataagtggATTATTTTATGGTTCTGACTGAGCATATTCTTCtgcatgtaaactttttttttattttttttttatttcaaatgttgttCTAAGGCAGCATTACTTTTTTCCATGAAGTACAAACAGAAATGtattcttttctcttttccttGCAATTAAAATATGTCGGGGCTGGAGGTGCATGATGCTTTTTTACCctccttttttttaaagctgtaatCTGGCTCTTATTTTTGACAACTAACGTCGACTTTTCAGGACTGCAAGTTGTGCGAAAATCTGGGCAAAGGTTGTGCAGTGTTTTCCAGTCTTATGTTATACATGCTAATTTCTGATCCTTCTAACCTTGTCATTTTGTGCTTTTCCCCATACTTTGTTTCTCTTTCAGGATGGACAGGCGGATCTGCTAGATGATGTTCCTCTCATGCCTTGTTTGTTCAAGCAGATACATGAAGCGACAGAAGGATTTGAGCCAAAGTAACAACACTCAGAAGAACAAACAAATCACATGATGCCGGCAGCTACCTACGTATAGGGTATATGGATGAGAGGAGTAAGATACAAAAAGAGAGACACCGGAGCGGCGATTTCGTCGCAGTCTATGTGGGCCATGGTGACCTAGAGTCAATAGTCGTTTCTTGGCAGGACAACTTCATTCCAGTTTAATCCCTGCtggttctctttttttcttctaccTCCCTACCAGAGTGAGGCGCCATCCTCTCTCTGTTCCTGCCATTCACTTGGCCAAGATAGCTATGGCTGGAGTTAGGAAGTTGGCACGAGTAGCCAGGCACCAAGGTCTCCACCGCCTGATCCTTGCACTCATCCTCTTCTGTCTACTCTCCATGGCCTACTTGGCTTATCACGTAAGTGCTGGACCCAAGATCAAGGAGGCCCCTGTGCCGTTACCACTGGGAGACTGTGTAGCTACGTCGTCAGTTGGTGGCGGAAAAAGGACTCCACTGTTCCTGCCATCGCAGGTCAGTCAGCGGCGACACTCAGTGAGGACAGCAGACACCTCTCGGACGGAGCCTGTGGTGTTACTCTTTGTGGAAAGCATCTACTCCCAACTCGGACAAGAGATCGTTGCCATTTTAGAGTCAAGCCGCTTTCATTACCACACTGAAATTGCACCGGGGAAGGGGGACATGCCTTCTCTGGCTTGGCGAGGTCGAGGCAGATACACTCTCATTGTCTATGAGAATCTGCTCAAGTACGTCAACTTGGACTCATGGAACCGCCAGTTACTGGACAAATACTGCCAAGACTATGGAGTGGGAATCATTGGCTTCTATAAGGCAAATGAAAACTCCCCATCTAGCGCTCAGCTTAGAGGCTTCCCTCTGTTCTTGCGTTCAAACCTGCCACTTTGGGATTACAGAGTCAACCCTGCTGCCCCCCTACTCTACATCACCAAACCTAATGAGCTGGAACCTGGCCCTTTACCTGCAGACAACTGGACCACCTTCCTGTCCAACCACAGTACTTATGAGCCTGTGCTGTTAGCTAGCCCCAGACCAGCAGAACCCAATCAGCTTCCAACACACTCACACCAACAGAGAGCACTGCTGGCCACGGTTATGCAGGACCTAGGCCTTCGCGATGGGATCCAGCGGGTGTTCTTTGGAGGTAGCTTGTCTTTTTGGCTGCACAAGCTGCTGTTCGTGGATGCCGTAGGTTATTTAACTGGCAGAAGGCTCAGCCTCTCGTTGGACAGATTTTTGCTTGTGGATGTGGATGACATTTTTGTCGGGAAGGAGGGGACACGCATGAAAGTGGCAGATGTTGAGGTACAAACCTTAAAAAGTTATTGGATATACTTGTTTACTAAAACTACCATcactgttaaaatgttaaatgctattttttttttaagatttcagcTTTGCTGTGCTTCACAATTTGGTCATAATGTTTCTGATTATAAAAGAACATGACTTTTAGCACCTAAAATTTcagtaataatgttttaaatgttaaatcataAAAAGTGAATTCATTGGCTTGTTGAGGTGtgctattattttttatgatagcagatttaacatttattattgtttccCCCATGGTAGCCGATAAAAAAACTATCCCCATGAACGTGCACTGAACCAAAGAATTCAGTCATTTCTAGAGATTGGAATATCATGGAGACTTGTGGGTGACTGTTTTGAATTGAGTCAGTGTGCAACCACCTAGAAACTGCTCGGATTACCCTAGAAACAGACAAAACCACAtcgaacatcctagcaaccaccatttacatttttatgagaaaatgtacaaataaataaataaatcaaatagatTGTTTATATGAAATCATCAGTTTGTGGGGTTGATAGGGAATGAATCCTTCAATCAGACCTGACCCAGTTTGTCTTTCATCAAAGGTATCTTTTGTTTGAATAATCCAAACTCTTTATTCTCAGAGCTTCTCTCTGACTGCCGTCACACTCCCAGAGCTCCTCCATGACTGAATTGAAGCTAATGAATTAGCACACTTAATACGGATCAGGGAGATGTATTCTCTCTCTGCCGTTGTTTGTAGAGCCGTGATTATTGTGCAAGAGGGAGAGCTTGTTTGTAATGCAATGGAGCATGGCATTCTTCTTCTTTCACCCCTCTTcttatctccctctctctctctctttcacgctCCCTCTCTCTTCCATCTCCTGAGAGCGAAAGAAGGCTCTCGCTGAAGGCTAGCATGGGGCTAATTAGACTGGCTTACTTTTTAATTTGAGCAGATAAGTTCTCATAGGGGGTTCTGTGTGGCCCACCACACCAAAATCAATGTCATGCCCGATGTTTTCAGTTTCacatttctctttcatttttctCTCTTCCCCTTGCTTTTTTCCCCAGGTAAGAGCTATTTTCATCTTTTGTTCTATCCTTATTTCTTCTCACCTTTTATCGTCCTTGCCTTTCTGCCCTCTTTTATCTACCTTTTCTCCAACCTGCATCTGTATAATGTCAAAATAATATACTTGATATAACTAGGACTGCATGGTTTGCTGGTGGAAACCCTATGGTCAAACCTGAAACTTTCGTGGGGAGTCGTGGCCTATTGGTTAGAGTGTTTGACTCCTaaacctagggttgtgggttcgaatctcgggccggcaataccatgacttaggtgcccctgagcaaggcattgaacccccaactgttccccgggcgccgcagcataaatgactgctctgggtgtgtgttcaaagtgtgtgtgtgtgtgttcactgctctgtgtgtgtgcactttggatgggttaaatgcagagcacgaattctgagtatgggtcaccatacttggctgaatgtgtCTTTATACtatgctaaatatatttgtgtggcTATCAGGACCACTTTGTTATCTAAActtaaggggaaaaaaacacttGAGTGATGTGAAAAAGGGCAAAATGGGTCCAAATCAAGATAAATGTTTTTGCAAGATATCATCAATGACTTGTATTGTGATATTCATTCCGCCCACACTTAGTTGTAACTTACAGTGGCTTCATATACCCCAAAATAATAATGCACGTTCTATTTTATTTAGACAATATATGGTTGAAATGTTTGACccagttgaaatgtttttttttttaaattcctccTCACTAGGCGCTGCTTCACACACAAAATAAACTCCGTTCTCTGGTACCTAATTTCACCTTCAACCTGGGATTCTCTGGCAAGTTTTTTCATACAGGTATGATGGAGCTGATGTTATGTGAGTTATAAAACTCTCGCCACCTTCACACGCTCATTCATTCTCTTTCTGCTCTTGTTCTTCAGGTACAGATGAGGAAGATGAGGGTGATGACACGCTGCTCAGACACCGGCAGGAGTTCTGGTGGTTCCCGCACATGTGGAGTCACATGCAGCCTCATCTCTTCCACAACGTCAGCGTACTCGCAGAACAGATGAGACTTAATAAACAGTTTGCATTGGTCAGCATCTGCCCTGACGCATGCCAAAAAATGTTGTTGAATTTTTGATTCTGAATAGTTTGGTCTCTTTCAGGAGCATGGGATCCCTACAGACATGGGTTACGCTGTAGCCCCCCATCACTCAGGTGTGTACCCTGTGCACAGTCAGCTTTATGAGGCCTGGAAGAGCATATGGGGCATAAAGGTAACCAGCACAGAAGAGTATCCTCATCTCAGGCCTGCACGCTACCGCAGGGGCTTCATTCACAACAGCATACAGGTGGGAACTCAAGTTTAGCTATCTCCAATCAAACATGTTTCATGGGGCAGTTACGAAGTTGTTTGTGTGCAAGACTGATTGCAACAGAATGGAGCAGTCACGGGTGCGTTTTAAAAGTGCTATGGTTAAATGCTCAttgctcaaaaaacaaaacaaacaaaaaaactgtgaTGCAATGTATAAAGACATCCATCTGAATGCAGGTGCTTTTAAAGGAGATTAATTTAAAGACGTGTGTAATGATTGCTGTCTAACAGCTAATGCATGCAGCACGCTGTCAAAAATGGCAGGTATTAATGTGTCAATTATAAACTGTAACGCTTCTGTCTTTTGGGCATGCTGACACCTTAATTCAGAGCGAATGGATTGGTATCTTTCCTTGCAGTGGACTATCTTTTTAAAAATACTGGTATCActttacattaatgtttaattatatcAAAATTTGCTAATTCATTAAGTATCATAGACTTATCATAGAGAAAAAGATCAATggtcaaatgtttggaataataacattttttttttataaaataattcagtaatattttgaaatattattgcaattgcagcatttatatttaaatatatttagaactttaaaatgcattcatatgAAGGCAAAGCTGTACTCgtgctgtgtcacatgatccctcagaaatcattgcaATATGATGATAGCTTCTCAATTATTATTGGGGCTCAGttactaataatatttttattattatcaacattgaagtttttgttttctaaggttttttggaaaccatgataattTTTAGTGCATGAGACCATTGCATTAACTAATTTGTACAAATCAGGTATTTTGTAAAGTTAACAAAATGGCTTTCAAATTTTCCATGAAATATTGTGAATGGAAGAAAATAAGTCCCAAGATTGctctcatttttgttttgtgtgtcagGTTCTTCCCCGGCAGACCTGTGGGCTTTTCACACATACCATCTTCTATAAAGATTATCCAGGAGGCCCTCAGGAACTAGACAAGAGCATCCGTGGAGGAGAGCTGTTCCTTACAGTTCTGCTCAATCCGGTTAGTGACACACACGCAAAGACACACTAGCCCAAACACCTAAAATAATGGTGTAATATGACAAACATTGTCTTTTTGACCTACTTGTCCCTGTCCTCTCCCATGGCTAGGTTAGTATATTCATGACTCACCTGTCAAATTATGGTAACGACCGGCTGGGCCTGTACACCTTTGAGTCACTGGTGAGGTTTGTGCAGTGCTGGACTCACCTGCGCCTGCAGACACTGCCCCCCGTCCACCTCGCTCACAAATACTTCCAGATTTTCCCTGATGAGAGAGACCCCTTGTGGCAGGTTTGTGCAATCACATTTTCATGGTTCTCACTGGGTGAATCTCACAGAGGCTGCCAAAGACGTCATATTTTGCCTCAAACATCAACaataaagtgattttattttaaatattaaaataaaatgtaattctaaATTATTTAGCATGTAATTAAAACCAACGTTGgttataaacaattatttatttaaatatttttataaaaattattattaaaattattcaatATAATTCTCATcagggaatatatatatttatttatttatttatttatttatttatttagtaccgacctgaataagatatttcacataaaagactTTTACATAaagtccacaagagaaaataatagctgcatttataaaaatgaccccctTCAAAATACAATTGATTCTTAATAATGTGTCGTTTCCTGAATGGTCCACaacggggtttttttttttgtgacagttGTTCATGAGTCCGCAAAGAATCTGTGGGACCTTAACGATTTTTCTGAAGATCTGCGGgaagtttaactgttcaggacaaacaaggaaatcatgaacaactatcaaacaaacaaacaaacaaacaacaacaacccaaAAGGGctgtggatcatccaggtaacaacacagtattaagaatcgagcgtatgtaaacttttgaacggggtCATATCTATCGGGTGATATctatatgtaaacattttttatgttacatctaaaaacaaaaacaattatgatgtttacattgtaaaaccattaatataataattgatttACAGAGTCTTatacttaatacattttaataaattacttttttaaatgtggGAGGAGCAAACATTTAACTAAAGTTTCTTTGTTTTGCTtacagttattatttttctttacattttaagttttatttaaaaaaaattcacatctgTGACATCACAAATTCTCTGAAGAACCTGTGGATCccctgttaaaattaaaattaatgttttcatgtttaggtTATGAACAGGAAATTGATTTAAATTGGTCTCATATTCATTTATGCTCACATTATAATCACAAATACTCCCCCTGATAAACAGAACCCGTGTCATGACAAGAGACACAAAGACATCTGGTCCAAAGAGAAGACCTGTGACAGACTGCCCAAGTTTCTTGTGATTGGTCCTCAAAAGACTGGTAACAAAAAACCTCGAAATACGattgtttatttagttagtttttaaGCTAGATGTGCACTGTGTTGTGAACATATACCAGAGAAGTTGCTAGTCATTGAAACCATAAGagacttaccgtatttttcggactataagtcgcatcagtccaaaaatacgtcatgatgaggaaaaaaacatatataaatcacactggactataagtcgcatttatttagaaccaagaacaaagagaaaacattaccgtctacaaccgagagggtgctctatgtcttcagtgtagactacagtagcactgagcagcatagagcgccctctggcggctggagacggtaatgttttatcttggttcatttgtcttagttcatttctcttggttcacgtcaaattaattttgataaataagtcgcacctgactataagtcgcaggaccagccaaactatgaaaaaaagtgcaacttatagtccggaaaatacggtatatacatattaataattagCCAGGTTTTAGGATGTAGAACATTTCATTCTACATACAAGTCACAGAACCGAGAACATTTGCAACAAATGTGATTAATATTTGATCAAAGCAGCTTGATTCGGTGGTGTTGTGCTCTTTCTGCAGGAACTACTGCACTGCACTCGTTTCTTGCCCTTCATCCTGCAATTACGAGCAGCTTCCCCAGCCCCGTCACCTTTGAGGAGGTGCAGTTCTTCAGCGGACCAAACTACCAGCATGGCATTGACTGGTAACCATGGAAACCCCATCCATACCTCATCttctttgttcttcattttcAAATCAGATACCAATTTTTAAAAAGCCTCACTCACATCACACTGGCAGAAATCATTTTTGGATCATGGGAAACGTATCATAAATTGATTTTTAGCGTGCATATTGTGTCTTAGAAAGCATGACTATTATTAATGCTTAAATTTATGTATCTCTGGATGAGAATAGTATAAATATTCAGATATGCAGTTTTGCATGGTAAACAAAACAATTGAATAATTTCTGTAAACTTTTACTGAATGACTTCAAAACAGTATAGACAACACATACAGTAACTTATCAAATTTTTTTGTAGCAGAATATTACCTATTTTGATTATGCTCCATTGAAAAATCACATgcggtttttatttaaattttttttcacgGAATATGAATGTCGATTTTTGATGTCATATATATGTAACAAGTTTAatgcacaaagaaaaataaaagtcaaatattaaacggtgttaaaaaaaattacttaacttGCAGTCTGCAAAAGAGTGGAAAATATGTTCAGATACTCTATTTAATATTAAGTAGCTTTAAACACAaggtataaataaatatgtattttttaaatttgtatttttgtgttgcTGTATGGATGTAGGAAAACACCCACAGAGCAGAAGACATTTAGGTCATATTTGCATTTTCTTCTGTCGGTGGCCATAATTCTAACCTTGAAATCAGGATtggtaataaaataacacaacaaTAATTCATACATGTGAAAAATCAGCTATTAATATAAACAAGTAGCTGTAACCTGGCACAGAGGAAGACGGGATTCATGTCATTGTTGCAGTTTGTTTGGGGATAATACAAGACGACTGAACCTCACAGATGGTTGTCAAAGGCAAAAATGCTAGAAAATGTACATAATATCTGTCAGAATGAGTGACATGTTAGAGCAAAGCAAGCAGTTTTTGAAATCTGTACCCCAAAATCAGTACGAAACAATTCttggatttcattcagcaaatattaagcaactgtgatttaatgcattaaaatatacaaCATAATTCTTAGTGAATTccccttttaatcttttatttatattgGATATTTTACATGAGTGTATGTTAATTCTGTCTGTCTTGTCTCAGGTATATGGATTTTTTCCCCGTACCCTCAAATGTGAGCACAGACTTCCTGTTTGAAAAGAGCGCAAACTACTTTGACACTGAAGTTGCCCCGAAGAGAGCAGCGGCCCTGTTACCAAGAGCCAAAATCATTTCTATACTCATCAACCCTGCTGACCGTGCGTATTCCTGGTACCAGGTGCGTTTGCATACACAAGGACTTAGCTGGTTAGTTAGCATGATTCACCGCTCCTGCTGGTAGATGTAGCAACTACACCGTCTGATGTAAAACTGACTTTTATTTGGAAACCTAATACTTTGTTTACTGCCTTTGATGTCAGATTGATTTCTTGAGTCCTTTATAGCGACACATTAAATGAAAACTACTGCTGTTTATTTTCTCTTCCACCGATCTCTCTCTAGCATCAGAGGGCTCATCAGGACCCTGTGGCGCTAAACTATACATTTTATGAGGTGATCTCTTCTGGGCCTTCGTCGCCTGCAGCT
This portion of the Carassius gibelio isolate Cgi1373 ecotype wild population from Czech Republic chromosome A12, carGib1.2-hapl.c, whole genome shotgun sequence genome encodes:
- the LOC128025446 gene encoding bifunctional heparan sulfate N-deacetylase/N-sulfotransferase 2, with the translated sequence MAGVRKLARVARHQGLHRLILALILFCLLSMAYLAYHVSAGPKIKEAPVPLPLGDCVATSSVGGGKRTPLFLPSQVSQRRHSVRTADTSRTEPVVLLFVESIYSQLGQEIVAILESSRFHYHTEIAPGKGDMPSLAWRGRGRYTLIVYENLLKYVNLDSWNRQLLDKYCQDYGVGIIGFYKANENSPSSAQLRGFPLFLRSNLPLWDYRVNPAAPLLYITKPNELEPGPLPADNWTTFLSNHSTYEPVLLASPRPAEPNQLPTHSHQQRALLATVMQDLGLRDGIQRVFFGGSLSFWLHKLLFVDAVGYLTGRRLSLSLDRFLLVDVDDIFVGKEGTRMKVADVEALLHTQNKLRSLVPNFTFNLGFSGKFFHTGTDEEDEGDDTLLRHRQEFWWFPHMWSHMQPHLFHNVSVLAEQMRLNKQFALEHGIPTDMGYAVAPHHSGVYPVHSQLYEAWKSIWGIKVTSTEEYPHLRPARYRRGFIHNSIQVLPRQTCGLFTHTIFYKDYPGGPQELDKSIRGGELFLTVLLNPVSIFMTHLSNYGNDRLGLYTFESLVRFVQCWTHLRLQTLPPVHLAHKYFQIFPDERDPLWQNPCHDKRHKDIWSKEKTCDRLPKFLVIGPQKTGTTALHSFLALHPAITSSFPSPVTFEEVQFFSGPNYQHGIDWYMDFFPVPSNVSTDFLFEKSANYFDTEVAPKRAAALLPRAKIISILINPADRAYSWYQHQRAHQDPVALNYTFYEVISSGPSSPAALLSLHHRCLQPGAYSSHLERWLHHYQPSQLLIVDGVQLRSSPAQVMDGIQKFLGVTPYYNYTQALTFDESKGFWCQKLEAGRRCLGKSKGRIYPEMSLESRVFLSEYYREQNVELLRMLKRLGQPLPIWLRDELHNASWS